AATTTCCGCCAAGCCCTTCCCAGCTGTTGCCGCGGCTACCGACCCCTTTTGTTTGATTATACGCCACGACCATATACGGAGCTTTTATCTCGCCGTTTTTTAGGGCGTCTATCAAAAATTCCTGCGTCGAAGGCAGACTTTGGAAAAACTCAACCTTCAAATCACACCTTAAATTTATAGAAGTGATTTACCGGATTTTGTCCGCCACCGATGATGACCGCGTTTTTAATAGCGTTAAAGATATAATCATGCGCATTTTTTACGCTCTCTTTTAGGCTATGTCCATTTGCTAAATTTGAAGCGATCGCGCTTGATAACGAGCAGCCTGAGCCGTGAGTTGCGGTCGTTTTTATGCGCTCATCGCTAAAAATTTCATACTTGCTGCCATCATAAAATATATCAAGCGACTTGCCTTCTATCTCGCCACACTTTAGATAGACGCTCTTTGTGCCAAATTTCAAAAGCTCCTTGCAAGCCTCTTTTAGCTCGCTCTCGCCCTTTAGCTCACGCTTTAAAATTTCGCGCGCTTCAAAGATATTTGGCGTGATCACGCTTGCAAGTGGGAAAAGCTCCTCCACGATCGCATCTTTTGCAGCGCCTTCTAGCCAGATATCGCCATTTTTACAGCTCATAACAGGATCAAGCACGACTGGTGGTAAATTTTTGATCTCTCTTAGCGTTTTTGCGACGCTTTTGATGATCTCAACGCTTGGGACGACGCCTATTTTTATCACATCAACTCTTATATCATCAAATATCGCCTTGATCTGATCCTCGATGAGCTTAGTATCAACTAGCTGCATGCCAAATATGCCCTTTGTATTTTGAGCAGTGACCGCCGTAATCGCTCCCATCGCATAGATGCCGTGTGCTATAAAGACCTTTATATCAGCTAAAACTCCAGCTCCGCCGCTTGGATCAACGCCTGCTATACTTAGCGCATTTTTCATATTTTCTCCTATTAAATTTTGATTATTACTCTATTTTGTCGCCAACACTAAGACGCTTACCATTTATATATGCTTTTGCGTTTGTTGGCTTTTTGCTTGGCTCTTGAAGCTCGTAAATTTTGACCGCGCCACCCTTGCAAGCAACCACAGCGTGATCTTTTTCTATGCTTAAAATTTCTCCGCTTTTGCCACTTTTTTCGCTTAGTCCAAGTGATAAAATTTTTAGCCCACTTGCTAGATAAATCCCTGGCCAAGGTGTGAGCGCGCGAAATTTATTATAAATTTGCCCCGCCTCTTCATCAAAGCTAAAAAGTCCGTCGCTTTTACTTATTTTTTTGCAGTGCGTAGCTTGTGTGTCATCTTGCTTTTGTGGTTTTAAATTTTCAAAATTCTTAAGCACTTTTACGATTAGCTCGCCGCCAAGCTCGCCTAGCTCACTAAAAAGCTCGCTTGACATCTTATTTTCGCAAGGCGTGTAGATGAAGTCTAGTATATCGCCAGTGTCAAGCCCAGCATCCATTAGCATAGCTGTGACGCCAGTTTGCTTCTCGCCTGCTAGGATCGCGCTTTGTATAGGGCTCGCACCTCTATATTTTGGCAAGATAGAAGCGTGTAAATTTATACAAGTCGCCACGTCAAGCACGCTTTGGGGCAAAATTTTGCCATAAGCTGCCACCACGATAAATTTAGGCTCAAATGCCTTTAGCTCGGCAACCACCGCCTCATTTTTTAGCGTATTTGGTGTAAGCACTGGCACGCCTACTAGCTCATTTTGAGCGTAAATTTTCACCTCACTTGGGGTTAAAATTTGCTTTCTGCCAACTGGCTTATCAGGCTGGGTAAAGACCGCTTTTATGTTAAAGCCAGCCTCTTTTAGATGCCTAAGTATCCTAACAGCATAATCAGGCGTTCCCATAAAAACTACATTCATCACTTTCCTTTAAATTTCAACGACTTTTATTTTGATCTACGTTTTGCCTGCTTGGCGGCCAAGAGGCGCATGGATCTTCTTGCCAGTCAATCTTTTGAAATATCAAACTTCCTAGCTCATTAATGCTAACTTTGCCACTACGATCAAGATCCAGTCTTTTAAAATCCTCACTAGTGCATAGATCTGGTGCTATTTTTAGTCCTGGTGGTACCTTGCAAGCCGTCCATTCACCTAAATTTAGCATGCCGTCACGATCTATATCATTGTAATCCAAAAACATATACGCCGGATCCGCTGGATCACAGCTATATACACCAAGGCAAAATAGCATAATGCAAAAAATTTTCTTCATTTTATACTCTTAAAAACCTATGCTCAAAGCGCTAAAAAGTTGCAACTCAAAGCTCATTTTTTAGTAGCTCAAGCAGTGCAAATTTAAGCTCGTCGATGTTCTCATTTGTCGCTGATGAGATTGGCAAAATAAAATATGGCTTTGAATGATCAAAGCTGAGTAAATCTTGTTTGTAGATAAATTTACCGTTTTGCTCTGGCTTTAGCTTCAAAAATTTTATAAATTCTTTTATGTTTTCATCTAAATTTTCCGCCGCATCGACTCTGGTGATAGCGATCGCATAGTCCCTGCTAGCAAGCACGCTTGAAAATTTAGCAACCTCTTCTTTCAACACACTAAACTGCTCGCTCATACCTCTATAGTTTGCTCCGTCTATCATAAAAAGTAAAATTTTATTTCGCTCGATATGCTTTAGAAATTTAACGCCCAAACCGCGTCCATCGCTCGCCCCTTCGATGATACCAGGGATGTCAGCCATAACAAAGCCACTAAACTCATCAACCTCAACAAGGCCAAGCTTTGGCGTAAGCGTCGTAAATTCGTAGTTTGCTATCTGCGGTTTGGCATTTGATACTGTTGAAATAAGAGTTGATTTACCAACATTTGGAAAGCCCACCAAACCAACATCAGCAATGAGCTTTAACTCGAGCCTTACTTCAATACTCTCTTCAGGCATACCTTTTTGTGCGTATTCTGGAGCTTGATTGATAGAGCTTTTAAAGTGAAAATTTCCGAGTCCGCCTTTACCGCCCTTTAAAAATAGCGTCTTTTGGCCCTCGCTAACTATATCACAGAGTAGTTCATTTGTCTGTGCATCATAAACGGCTGTACCAGGAGGGACTATGAGTTCTAAATTTTCGCCCTTTTTGCCGGTCATTCGCTTGCCCATACCAGCTTCACCATTGCCAGCCTTCATGGCTCTTTTACCCTTATAATTTGCTAAAGTATGGGTATTGTTGTCACAAACAAAATAAACATCTCCGCCATCTCCGCCATCTCCGCCATCAGGACCACCTAAAATGACGTGTTTTTCACGGCGAAAACTCACAGCTCCAGCTCCACCATGCCCCGAACTTAGAGTCAATTTTGCACTATCTATAAACATTTTTTACCTTAAATTTTTTATTTGGATTATATCCAACTTTACTGAAATTTAAATCGTGATATCTTGTCTAAAATAAAGCAAAAACAATCAGCATGAAGCCTAAAATATAAAGTTATGGTTGATTTAAAATTTCTATCAAACAGCTATTTTAAAAATTCTAAACACTAAATAAAAATTTTAATTTTTGAATAATTTTAAGAAAGAAAGGGGCGATTGCCCCAAGGATTATGCAGCTGGATAAACAGATACTTTTTTTCTGTTTTTATCAAGTCTTTCAAATTTTACAAAACCATCAACTAATGCAAAAATAGTGTGATCTTTGCCAAGACCTACGTTATTTCCAGCATGAGTTGCTGTTCCTCTTTGGCGGATGATTATATTTCCAGCACGAACGAACTCGCCACCAAATTTCTTAACACCTAATCGGCGTCCGATACTATCACGGTTATTTTGGGTTGAACCTTGACCTTTTTTGTGTGCCATATCTTATCTCCTTAAGCTGCGATACTTACGACTTTTACACGTGTAAATTGTCTTCTAAAGCCGCGTTTTAGTTTTGAGTCTTTACGTCTGCGTTTTTTGTAGATAACTACTTTTTTGTCTTTGCCTTCATTAATGACCTCAAGAACAACTTTTGCACCCTTCACAAATGGCGCACCTACCTTTACTTCGCTGTCATTTACAGCCAAAACTTCTGTAATCTCAACGGTTGATTTAGCTTCAGCACTAAAGTGATCTAGCTTAAGGTACTCGCCCTCGCTAACACGATATTGCTTACCACCATGCTTAAATATAGCGTATTTTGACATACTCTACCTTTCTAAAATTTGGTAAGACCAAAAAGCACTTTTTTGCAAAAGATTTATGGAGCTTTATTGGTTGTAAAGTGTGAATGTTAGCCAAAAGTTTATAAATTCTACTTTAATGCCCCTGATTTTATGATCTCATCGGCTAAATTTCTTATCATAGAGCTATGATCCAGAAAAAAGGTTTTGTCATTTGGTAAATAAGGCTGATGTATCAGAGTTTTAGCTACTGGCGCATTTAAGATCATATTTATCAGTTCAAACTCAGGTGGCAAAACAAAATAGAGTTTTGGCCTAGGAATTTCATTTTGAAAGAGCCTCTGCGCATAAAATTTACTGAAATTTTCGTTCTTTGGAAGCTTTATCTCTTTAAAGAGCTCAAGTGGCAAAAAGTAGCGTGCCAAAGCGTGAAGTCCGTGTGCGAAAATATAAAGCCTTTTTTCAAATTTAGGCGCATCTGTCCTGTCAAATATGGAGCAAAATTTCTGCAAATGCTCACTCATGGCAGCCACATCTTTTTTATGCAGGGCAAGCATAAATTTAACCGCCTCTCTTTCGTTTGTCGGCTTTTTTGACTGCGCAAAAGCGTGAGCCTTTTCTAGAGCTGAGGCAAGTAAATTTTCATCCTGCCAAAGCATCGCCGTGAGCAAATCATGCATCACGCATAGAAATTTATAGCCGTTTTTGCTAGGTGGCAGGCCTTTTGGAAAGATCCTTGCCATACTCTGCGTGTCACCACAAGCGATAGCAAAAAATGCCGGTATGAGCCTCTCACACTGATCGTATCCACCGCTGCATCCTGGAAGTAAATTTAGCTTAGCATATTGAAAAATGAGATTATTTAGTGCCTCGACGTCGCCCTCAGTTAGGCACTTTTCAAGGTAAAAGTCGTAGCGTCTAGCTCTTGAAAAAGAGAGTAATCGTATGAGCTCACATAAAAAGTCATATTCGTTTAAATTTTTCTCTTTTATCTGGGCGTAAATGCTTGCATACTCGTCTAAAAGTAGCTCTTCATCGCTTTTTGGTAGTTTTTTGGTTTTGAAAATATTAGGCAAGCCTTCTAAAAATGACATTTTGTGTTTCCTTATTTTTGCTAATTTTAGCCAAAAACACCTAATTTTCCACGTGCAAAAGGTGGCTTTAGCGGATATTTTAACCGCATTTTGGCTATAATCGCCCCAAATTTAAGCAAGTATGGGATAAAGATGGCAGGCGAAGATCAGGAAAAAACCGAAGAAGCGACCCCCAAAAAGATAGAAGATGCCAAAAAGGACGGCAACGTCCCCAAAAGTCAGGACCTAGCTGGGTTCGTGACCCTAGTTATTGCTATTGGCGTACTACTTGCAATGCTAAATTTTATGAAAGAACAGATCATCTCACTTTATATCTACTACTCAAAATTTATCGGTCAGCCACTTACCTTGCCAACTGTAAAAATGATCGTCGTAAATACCTTTGCAAGGTCGCTTCTTATGATACTTCCAGTTTGTATCTGTGTGGCGATCGCTGGTGTCATCGCAAATGTAATGCAGTTTGGATTTATCTTTACCACAAAACCCATAATGCCAAATTTTGGTAAGATAAACCCGCTAAAAGGGCTAAAAAATTTATTCTCGATGAAAAAAGTGATAGACAGTATTAAAATCGTGCTAAAAGTTAGCATCGTCTTTGGTGTTGGATTTTATTTTTTCTTGCAGTTTATAAAGGAGCTACCGCACACGCTCTTTTTTTCTATGTTTGATCAGCTTGCTTGGCTAAAAGAAAAGCTCATTATTCTTGTTAGTGTCATGCTTTTTATACTTTTCGTGATCGGACTTATTGACCTTCTCATTGTGCGTTTTCAGTATTTTAAAGACCTTCGTATGAGCAAGCAAGAGATAAAAGATGAGTATAAGCAAATGGAAGGAGATCCTCAGGTAAAAGGCAGAATTCGTCAAGCACAAATGCGTGCAGCCAAGCGTCGAATGATGCAAAATATCCCACAAGCTGACGTAGTCATCACAAACCCTACTCACTACGCCGTGGCGATAAGATATGATAAAAGTCGCGACGAGGCGCCGATAATACTTGCCAAAGGTGTTGATTTTTTAGCATTGCAAATCAAAAAAATAGCCGTTGAAAATGGTGTGCAAATTTATGAAAACCCACCACTCGCAAGAGAGCTTTATAAAATTTGTGAAGTCGATGATACGATACCAGCACATCTTTTTAGAGCCGTAGCCGAGGTGCTAAGCTTCGTTTATATGAGCAATAAACAAAAATTTAAAGATAAGCTTTGATAAATTCTGCTCTTGCCACTAGAAAATACTAGCAGCAAGAGAATTTATATATTATAGGTATCCAAAAGCGGTTGCAAAAATATAGCCAAATATACAAGAGGATATAACACCAATAAGACCCGGAATGATAAAGCTGTGATTGATAACAAATTTACCAATATGTGTCGTACCGCTTCTATCAAACTGAATAGCTGCAAGGTCGCTTGGATATGTTGGCAGGATGTAGTATCCGTAGCAAGCTGGCGCAAAAGCTAGAATGATAGCAGGATTAACATCGATATTTAAAGCTAATGGCACAAATGCAACCAAGGCTGCAGCTTGAGAATTTACAAATTTTGAGATAATCAAGAGCATAACCGCATAAGTCCAAGGGTGCTCTTTTACGATGCTTCCTAGCGCCTCTTTCATCATCGGAGTATGCACTGCAAACATAGTCTCAGCCATCCAAGAGATACCAAATACTGCAACAAGAGCGATCATACCTGATCTAAATATCTCGTTTTTACCGATCTTGCTAGCATCTGTTGGTGTAAAGATTAAAATGATAGCACCAGTTAAAAGCATGAAAATTTGAATAACATGAACCATGCTTAAGCTCTTTGAAGATGCTTGTTTGTTACTTATATTGATGTAAGCACCTTGGAATTCTTCTTTTGCGCCTTTTTCATTTATATATGTTACTGCACCATCAGCTGTGCGAGTAAGAGTTTGATTTGCATCTTTGCCGATGATTTTGACTGATTGAGCTTTTTGATTAGCATTTAGCTTATCGTTTGCTACTTTTAACTCAGCCGCCTCTGTTTGGATGCTAGCATCTTTTATTTTTAAGGTTTTTAAGACTTTTTGTTCAGTTGGAAGGTTAGCTATTACTTGAACGACCGTTGCATCTTTGTAAGTAGTCCAGCTTGGGCGAAGATCTTTAAAATATCCAAGAAGCGCAACTACAAGAATAGAGCCTAAAAATATCCACATCGCAGCCCATTGATAGCCAGGAAGTTTTTTGCCTAAAAGTGTCGCACTATCGCCATAAACATATTTTTTAAACTCAGGATCTTGAAGCTTTGTTTGAAATACTTCATCTTTATCAAGATCTTTACCTCTAAACCAGCTAAAAATTCCTACCGCCAAAACACCGCAAAATGTCGAAGGGATAGTAATCTTTAAAAGATCTAAATATCCATCAAAGCCAGCTAAGTGAGTTTTAGCATTAATAAGAAAGCTTGTAAGAGTTACAACAGCAACTGAAACTGGGCTAGCGATGATGCCCATTTGTGAGGCTATCGAGCTTGCTGCCATTGGTCGCTCTGGGCGGATGCCATTTTTGATAGCGATATCATAAACGATAGGAAGCACGGTATAAACAACGTGTCCAGTACCGCATAAAATAGTAAGTGTACATGTTACAAAAGGAGCCAAGATACTTACATATTTTGGATTTTTTCTAAGTATGGTTTCTGCTATTTGAAGCATAACATCAAGACCACCACTGGCTTGAAGCGTAGCACTTGCCACAACAACAGCGAGGATAGTTAGCATAACATCAATTGCTGGCTTACCAGGCTCGATATTAAATCCAAAAACGAGGACTATAAGACCGATACCACCTAGCATACCAAGTGCGATACCGCCTTTTTTAGCTCCGTAGAACAAACAGATAAGGACGATGAGAAGCTGGATAGCAAACTGCATGCCTTCACTTAAATTCATGAGAAAATCCATGAAACCTCCTAAGTTAATATAAATTTAATCAAGATTATATCTCTTATGGATTTAGATTAAACTTATATTTTAAGGATGATTTGATACAAATATAACATTTTGATTAAAAAAGCTTATTTGGGATAAATTTTTACAAGATTGTCTTGTACGAAATTTTTATTTGATCTTAAAAATTTTATTTGACTTAGAATATATAAGATAAAAATAGCATTGTTATATTTTTAAATTTATTAATAGTAAAAATTTATTTAAATTTTATAAATAACCTAGAAAAATAGCATAAAAGCCTTGTAAATGTGAAATTTAATAGAACTAAGAGAAAAAGGATTGATGTTTAAAGAAAGGTAATGGTGGTTAGAGGCAGAATCGAACTGCCGACACGCAGATTTTCAGTCTGCTGCTCTACCGACTGAGCTATCCAACCACTCGTTAAAGAAAGTCAGATTATACATGTTTAATATTTAAAGAAAGTTTAAAATACACACTTTTTTAAATAAAATAAGCTATGTTTTTCTATTTTGACTTGAAATATAAAAGAAATTCTACAAAGCAGATAATAAATTACGAGCTTAAATAAGCTTGTAATTTATTTTAGTGTATATGAAATAGGAAAGCGCAGATAACGATCTTGCTTAGGTTTTGGAAACTCAGAACTTGCTCTTTGAATATTTTCTAAAGCACCATTATCAAGCGACTCAAAACCAGAGCTTTTACTAACTTTAAGTTCATCTATGCTGCCGTCTTGCTTGAGTAAAAACCTAACTTCTACAACTCCTTGATGTTTCATACGTCTAGCATTATTTGGGTAACTTTTATGCCTCTTAACTGCGATTATAACCTTCGTAAAATCTTCATCGCCTTGCGAATTTGATAAATTTAGCTCAGGTGTTACATTTTGAACTGGAGCTGCAGCTATAGACTTGTTATTGGCTGGTAAATTTGTATTTACACTAGCTGGCGGTACAATGGGCTGCACTGGCTGAGCAATTACCGGTTCAGGCTTGGGCTCTATTTTTTTCTCTTTTTTAGGCTCTACCTTTTTTATTTCACGCTTTGGTTTCTCCACCTTTTTAGGTTCAGGTTTTGGTTCTGGCTTTGGCTCAGGTTTTGGTGGCTCTGGCGGTGGTGGTGGAGCTGGTGGAGTTGGCTCTGGGATAAGCATTTGCTCCGCTATTTGAGGTGCTGAGACTTGCGGCACTGGAGTAAATGAATTAAGAGCTATTTTTATCGGTTTTTGCTCACCTATTTTTATCTCATCAAAATTATGTGAAAGCAAAAAATATACTGCTGCTCCATGCACTATAAGCGAAACAGCTAAGCCGCTGTAATTTGAAATTTTATTCAGAGATTGTTTGGATTGCAAAATTTTCGTGGCCCTTCTCTTTTAATATATCAATTACTTTGACAAAGCTATCAAATTTCGAATTTTTATCGCTTTTTAGTTCGATCAATGTCTTTATATCAACCGCATTTAGTTTATCTTTAAGTTCGTTCTCAGAAATTTCTACATCATCTATAAAAAATTTATTATCCTTATCAATTACTACGCTTACCTTTTTATCGTCCTCTTTGCTTTGCTCAGCGCTGTTTGCACTTGGAAGATCAATAGCTATCTTGCCTTGAGCAATAAAAGTCGAAATGCTAAGCACGATAGCAAGCAAAACAAGCATAATATCAATAAATGGGACAATATTTAACCCATCTTTTTTATTTAGACGCATTTTCAGCCTTATATCTATTTAGCATCACATCTACTTTTCTGACAAAACCATTGTAAATCATCAAAGTTGGTATCGCCACAAGTAGTCCAAAAGCAGTTGCTTTTAGCGCAAGAGAGAGGCCGACCATTATGCTTTTAGTATCGATTCCGCCTGCCATACCCATATCATAAAATGTGATCATAATTCCAGCAACTGTACCAAGAAGTCCTACATATGGTGCATTTGAGTAGATAATATAAAGTGTGGTTAAATTTTTGGTTAGTGCTTCCTCAAGCGATTCGATACTTTTATAGCCTTTTATATCAACGCGTGAATAAAAAATAATACGCTCAATCGTATACCAAAGTACAAAAAAACTCATAATGCCTAAAATCGCAATAATTACATGATCAATGTGATGTTTAATTAGCTCCATAATACCTTCTTAGTAAAAATTTTTGCGTGATTATAGCTATATTGATAACCAATGTCAAATATTTAGTAAAAATGTAATCAAATAAAAACTAAAATTTTTAATTTTGTATGTATATATTTAATTATATTTAGAATTTCAAAAATTTAATTTTTTTCTTAGTAGCTCTATTTCAGTGATGACTATTTTTGGCGTAAGCTCCTTCATACAGGCATGTGTTTTTATGGGACATACTCGCTTCATGCATGGCATACACTCTAAATTTAAATGCACTATCTTTGCACTCTCATCTTGCCATGGACTAGTCTCTTTAAATTTAGTCGGTCCAAAAAGAGCCACAAGTGGCACTTTATAGGCAGCTGCGATATGCATAGGACCACTATCGTTTGTCAAAAAGATGCCATTTTTTATAGAACCTATAACCTCACAAAGCTCTTTTATGCTTGTTTTTCCGGCCAAATTTTCACATTTCATACCATTTTGTAAGAGTATCTGCTCGATTTCATTGCAAATTTCAAGCTCAGCTTTCGAGCCAGTGATCTTTACATCAAATTCATCTTTAAAGTGCAGTGCAACCTCTGCAAAATAGTACGGATACCACCTTTTGGCACTTCCGTAGCTAGCACCTGGATTTAGCACAAGGAGTTTTTGCTCGCTTTTTTTAGCTTCATAATAAATTTTTAGTTCGTTTGAAATTTCTTTTAAATTTAGGCTTTGCTTTATGAAATTTAGATATTTCTGCACCTGATGCAAGCTCTCGCTACTCTTTTTAAAACAAAATTTTTGCGTTGCTTTTATAAAAAATAGCAAAAATTTACTAGCAAATGAGCTTCTAAGGCTAATAGCAATATCAAATTTTCCAAGCTTGCTAGCCGTTTTTATAAGACTTAAATATCTTGAGTTTTGCTTTTTACTATCGTCAATGACTACTTTTTCACACTTTGGATGTGATTTGTAAAGCTCACAGGCCACATAAGAGCCAAAAAATACAATATTTTTAGCATTTTTACTTAAATTTTCTATCGCTGCACTCGCCATCACAGCATCTCCAAGCCAAGTTGGAAGCTCTATAAACACTCTCACTTTTGCTCCAAATTTAGCACTTCGTTTATGATTTCAAGAGTTTTGCTTGCATTTTCTTCTATACTAAATTTTTGCGAAAGTAAAAATGACTCCTCTTGCAGCTCTCTCATCATCTCATTATCATTAAGCACCTGCTCCACTAGCTCCAGTATACTTTCATCATTTGGTTCACGCATGATAAAACGATTTTCTAAAATTTCAGCTGCCCCATTTTGAGCCGTTGTAAAGACAATATTTTTAAAGCTAAGTGCCTCTAGAACGACATTTGAAAATGGCTCATAGTGTGTTGGAAATATAAAAATATCGCTTGCTTCATAAAATTTTGCAGTCATTTTTTGCTCACCTGTAAAAAATGCCTTTATCTTTAGCTTTTTTGCTAGCTTCTTATATGAATTTAAATTTTTATCTTTGCCTACTATTAGCGCATTTACTGGCGTTTTTAGCTTTGAGACAAGAAGTAAAAAGTCTTTTGCTCCTTTTCTTTTAAAGCCATTTCCGACAAAAAGCACAATTGGTAAATTGTAATCGAGTCCAAATTCTTCACATACGCTAAGTTTTGCTTCTCCTTTTTCTACTTTTTGTGGCAAATTTATACCGTTGTAAATGGTAACGATTTTTGACTCATCGACACCGTAAGCTGAAATAATTTGCTCTTTTATGTAGTTTGAATTTGCGATTATCTTTTTAGAATTTTTAAAGCAACGTTTTTCTAGATATGGATAGACAAAATTTAGAGGATTAACCCACCAAAATGGCTTTGTGGCACGATAAATTTTATGCACGCCGTCCCCTGCTCTATAAATATCTGCGCAGCTCACTCGCTCCAAGCTAAAATATACCTCATCACTTTTTTTCTGGCGTTTTACCTGTGCGTTAAATCTCAAAGCCTTTTTCCATGACGAGATCCTAGCCTCTCCTAGATATGAGCGTATAGATGTGTCTATACCTACGTCTTTTAGGGCTTTGGTAAG
This region of Campylobacter concisus genomic DNA includes:
- the thiD gene encoding bifunctional hydroxymethylpyrimidine kinase/phosphomethylpyrimidine kinase, with the protein product MKNALSIAGVDPSGGAGVLADIKVFIAHGIYAMGAITAVTAQNTKGIFGMQLVDTKLIEDQIKAIFDDIRVDVIKIGVVPSVEIIKSVAKTLREIKNLPPVVLDPVMSCKNGDIWLEGAAKDAIVEELFPLASVITPNIFEAREILKRELKGESELKEACKELLKFGTKSVYLKCGEIEGKSLDIFYDGSKYEIFSDERIKTTATHGSGCSLSSAIASNLANGHSLKESVKNAHDYIFNAIKNAVIIGGGQNPVNHFYKFKV
- the fmt gene encoding methionyl-tRNA formyltransferase, whose product is MNVVFMGTPDYAVRILRHLKEAGFNIKAVFTQPDKPVGRKQILTPSEVKIYAQNELVGVPVLTPNTLKNEAVVAELKAFEPKFIVVAAYGKILPQSVLDVATCINLHASILPKYRGASPIQSAILAGEKQTGVTAMLMDAGLDTGDILDFIYTPCENKMSSELFSELGELGGELIVKVLKNFENLKPQKQDDTQATHCKKISKSDGLFSFDEEAGQIYNKFRALTPWPGIYLASGLKILSLGLSEKSGKSGEILSIEKDHAVVACKGGAVKIYELQEPSKKPTNAKAYINGKRLSVGDKIE
- a CDS encoding GDP-mannose dehydrogenase, which codes for MKKIFCIMLFCLGVYSCDPADPAYMFLDYNDIDRDGMLNLGEWTACKVPPGLKIAPDLCTSEDFKRLDLDRSGKVSINELGSLIFQKIDWQEDPCASWPPSRQNVDQNKSR
- the obgE gene encoding GTPase ObgE gives rise to the protein MFIDSAKLTLSSGHGGAGAVSFRREKHVILGGPDGGDGGDGGDVYFVCDNNTHTLANYKGKRAMKAGNGEAGMGKRMTGKKGENLELIVPPGTAVYDAQTNELLCDIVSEGQKTLFLKGGKGGLGNFHFKSSINQAPEYAQKGMPEESIEVRLELKLIADVGLVGFPNVGKSTLISTVSNAKPQIANYEFTTLTPKLGLVEVDEFSGFVMADIPGIIEGASDGRGLGVKFLKHIERNKILLFMIDGANYRGMSEQFSVLKEEVAKFSSVLASRDYAIAITRVDAAENLDENIKEFIKFLKLKPEQNGKFIYKQDLLSFDHSKPYFILPISSATNENIDELKFALLELLKNEL
- the rpmA gene encoding 50S ribosomal protein L27; amino-acid sequence: MAHKKGQGSTQNNRDSIGRRLGVKKFGGEFVRAGNIIIRQRGTATHAGNNVGLGKDHTIFALVDGFVKFERLDKNRKKVSVYPAA
- the rplU gene encoding 50S ribosomal protein L21; the encoded protein is MSKYAIFKHGGKQYRVSEGEYLKLDHFSAEAKSTVEITEVLAVNDSEVKVGAPFVKGAKVVLEVINEGKDKKVVIYKKRRRKDSKLKRGFRRQFTRVKVVSIAA
- the flhB gene encoding flagellar biosynthesis protein FlhB; protein product: MAGEDQEKTEEATPKKIEDAKKDGNVPKSQDLAGFVTLVIAIGVLLAMLNFMKEQIISLYIYYSKFIGQPLTLPTVKMIVVNTFARSLLMILPVCICVAIAGVIANVMQFGFIFTTKPIMPNFGKINPLKGLKNLFSMKKVIDSIKIVLKVSIVFGVGFYFFLQFIKELPHTLFFSMFDQLAWLKEKLIILVSVMLFILFVIGLIDLLIVRFQYFKDLRMSKQEIKDEYKQMEGDPQVKGRIRQAQMRAAKRRMMQNIPQADVVITNPTHYAVAIRYDKSRDEAPIILAKGVDFLALQIKKIAVENGVQIYENPPLARELYKICEVDDTIPAHLFRAVAEVLSFVYMSNKQKFKDKL
- a CDS encoding anaerobic C4-dicarboxylate transporter, producing the protein MDFLMNLSEGMQFAIQLLIVLICLFYGAKKGGIALGMLGGIGLIVLVFGFNIEPGKPAIDVMLTILAVVVASATLQASGGLDVMLQIAETILRKNPKYVSILAPFVTCTLTILCGTGHVVYTVLPIVYDIAIKNGIRPERPMAASSIASQMGIIASPVSVAVVTLTSFLINAKTHLAGFDGYLDLLKITIPSTFCGVLAVGIFSWFRGKDLDKDEVFQTKLQDPEFKKYVYGDSATLLGKKLPGYQWAAMWIFLGSILVVALLGYFKDLRPSWTTYKDATVVQVIANLPTEQKVLKTLKIKDASIQTEAAELKVANDKLNANQKAQSVKIIGKDANQTLTRTADGAVTYINEKGAKEEFQGAYINISNKQASSKSLSMVHVIQIFMLLTGAIILIFTPTDASKIGKNEIFRSGMIALVAVFGISWMAETMFAVHTPMMKEALGSIVKEHPWTYAVMLLIISKFVNSQAAALVAFVPLALNIDVNPAIILAFAPACYGYYILPTYPSDLAAIQFDRSGTTHIGKFVINHSFIIPGLIGVISSCIFGYIFATAFGYL
- a CDS encoding energy transducer TonB, whose amino-acid sequence is MQSKQSLNKISNYSGLAVSLIVHGAAVYFLLSHNFDEIKIGEQKPIKIALNSFTPVPQVSAPQIAEQMLIPEPTPPAPPPPPEPPKPEPKPEPKPEPKKVEKPKREIKKVEPKKEKKIEPKPEPVIAQPVQPIVPPASVNTNLPANNKSIAAAPVQNVTPELNLSNSQGDEDFTKVIIAVKRHKSYPNNARRMKHQGVVEVRFLLKQDGSIDELKVSKSSGFESLDNGALENIQRASSEFPKPKQDRYLRFPISYTLK
- the exbD gene encoding TonB system transport protein ExbD, which translates into the protein MRLNKKDGLNIVPFIDIMLVLLAIVLSISTFIAQGKIAIDLPSANSAEQSKEDDKKVSVVIDKDNKFFIDDVEISENELKDKLNAVDIKTLIELKSDKNSKFDSFVKVIDILKEKGHENFAIQTISE
- the exbB gene encoding TonB-system energizer ExbB, encoding MELIKHHIDHVIIAILGIMSFFVLWYTIERIIFYSRVDIKGYKSIESLEEALTKNLTTLYIIYSNAPYVGLLGTVAGIMITFYDMGMAGGIDTKSIMVGLSLALKATAFGLLVAIPTLMIYNGFVRKVDVMLNRYKAENASK